CAGTAGcatgttggtaaaatcatggaaccgaattttttttccccacaattattatattgagtatgactattcaatgaaaacaatatatagataaaagaaaattaattatgtttttgctATCACATTAATGGAGAGGGTGTTTGACAAAATCACAAGACACGACACAGATTGTTGTGTTAATCAAACTTCTCAGTGTTCCGGTTCAGGTAAACCCAAATCAATGTTCAAACGTGCTCAATCAAACGTGTTACACTTCTGAAACCAAAATTACAGTGTATCTCTTAAATATAGGGgtcaaaaaatagtatttaaattcaaatataattttttttagaaaatatttaccATTCTGACTACAATCACTGAATTCGACAAAAGTCGACGTCATGCATGTGCTTGAGAACTGAAGGTGGCAATCAAATAGACTCCACTGTTTCCTGTGGTTTCATTATGGGAGAAAATGACGTAGACATAaactattatttgtatttagctGTCAAAATCACAACAGCATGCAAATAATGAGAGATCGTGTCAAAAATCCATTTTATATTGAGTTTGTAAAGGTGTCTCTTTGCACAGATTTTGAGATAATTTAAATCAATGGTATTAAAAATGGGTTCCCATGACTTGTTTTCACGGaacctaaaaacagtttccaatgggtttccatgatcacaaggcacggaaccgaAAAGCTGTTtcccataaaatttgaaatcctatggtcTGTTgagaaatattttgattttagcagtaattaaaacaatatttcattttcaaaaatattaatttagaatGAAATGAATGCATTACTTTGACCTTTAATTGATAAAACTAACACATTACCTTGATAAAGCAGTGACCCAATCGCCAGTGCCTCTGCAGTGGACCAGTCAATATCTGTACCCTGTGTAAGCCTGTGTTGACGTCTTTCTATGTGGGTTTTCTCAATAGTAGGATGGACTttctgaaaagaaagaaatgattctGTAACAGATCAAATATATTccaattatgacatatagttcAAAATGTGACAGAAGAAAATACATAACCAccacataaattattttttttcatttagaagtaagtaattttttatatgcaccttaccacaaaatattcaaagtgttatgtcctcatacatttattatgactgaaaatgtattattcatGCTGTAATGACCTGAAATATGTATTCATTTCAGTCTTTACATCTAATCACAAATTCATGATTATGCCATCTTTGATTAATCTACttgcatttaaaaaagtaataataataataataatttaaaaaaaacacctaataatttaaagttatcatttttaaaacatacactGAGATGAACATTCACAGGTACAACTATGACTTAAAGTTACGTGATCTGGGACTTATAGAAGAACAAAATGCTAAAAATTAATACTGCTGTTATTGGAAAAGTAACATCTGTATCTTTGTCGTGTCAGGTGAAACAAAAACTcagttatttgtgtgtgtgtgtggtgaataatttttggcatgcttccatcagagaactgttcattGCACAACCTCTTACTGCACCAGATAGTTCCATCCAAGACTGGGTAATTTGTACAAGTCAGTCAGATTACAACAAACAACGCTGTAACTGGCCTCGGAGGTATCGTaattaagctatcggacataacgctggtaggtactgggttcgcagcccggtaccagttcctacccagagtgagtttcaatgggtaggtgtaagaccattacaccatcttttctctcactaaccactaacaactaacccactgtcctggacagatagctgaggtgtgtgctcaggacagcatgcttgaactttaattggatataagcacgaagacaagttgaaatgaaatgaacactGTGTCATGACTGGCCTAACAATGAAAACAATACCCAGTCTTCAGGTTTCTCCACTGACTTGGCTCCTACAAACTTGAGCACATCGACAGGCACACCAGTGTCCCAGCGAGTGATGTGATCCGAGGCCTGGACCAGACCACTCCACTGTTTATGAAGATGCCTTGCCTATTGGACGATAAATAAAGAATGTTATAATGCAATTATAATGTTACAGTCATGTTAGTGTACTCTGGTTTCTTCTTCAAATCTTATCTGCTAGATTATAGTCTGTATTTTTGgtgataatataattttatggtTCTGCTTATCTGAATGTCTAACTTTTATCTCCCAATAAAATGCCCTGTTTACAATATCCTACTCTTTTACAGAAAATCATAATGTTCATAAGGGCTTCTGACCAAGGAACACTAAACACAATTTCtgaggataaaaataatacaatatcattttcttttagtttagAAAATTATGACATAATGTATATTAACTGTCTacattatttcaagtaattcaccagaaaataaaatataaacaaaaggGACTCctaatcacattttaaactatgactattgAGTCTCCAACACTGTTATTTCCACTCTTGCTTCAGATAATGTCAGTGAAAATCTCTAGTCTACCAAGGGTGAATTATCCTATGACCAAACACTACTAATGAGCTATATACATACCTGTGGAACGTAAGTGTCAACCTTTTGTAGATCGTTTGACAAAGTTGTACTCCAATCCTGTACTACCTGATCAAGATCCGACTTGGAACAAAGGCCATCTGACTatccaaacaacaaaaacatacatacatcaccGTTAGTGAGAGTTGAGAGTCACTGGGCTTGTAatagtgggtgggtggatggatgaatggaagaatggatggatggatggatggatgggatgaatggatgaatgatttcaagtattaaaatatttaagttttgTAATGTTATTTGTTACTGTCATTATCCAATAATAAAAGTTGTGCATATATGATGTCACTTGGTAATGAGTATATAAAAGAAAGTAGATAGCtaaacatttttgctattaatctatattgatttttgttcacattaaatacaaaatatttatagcttgaaaataaatttgtttttaatactataacatttttatacaatatattctgaattggtaaataaatatgtaactaAAATGCTGCTAAGTGAATTATGGTATGAAACcataaaaatgcacaaaaacacaacatctaaaaaataaatataaaaaaatctttgAATAATAACAAACAGGTTAAATCATATTTGTGGTTACATCAAACAGCACTTACAACAATGTTATCTGCGTATATGTCAGGTATGCTTCTTCTAGATTTGATCGCTCGGTACATGAGTGGCTGGGTGAAGGATGGTTCATCCAGTTCATTGTGGCCCCACTTCCGAAAACACACTAGGTCTATGAAGACGTCCTTCCGGAACTTTCGCTGATATTTTACTGCCAAAGTTGAAGCTTTCACCACCTCctagtaaataatataatttaaaaaaattacaatccAATTATTCCccataaacaaaaaaccaaacactttaaaataatattaaagttctacaaatatgttaaaaagactTATTAAAATAGCACTACCcggtataataattatgatcaCACGTATGGATATGTGTTTATCCAGTTATGTGAAAACATTACATtacttttgaaaattataaaatattcaagCCTTCAGAATAAACAGTAGTTCAGATATAAACATTGTCAGAAGATCCTGTAAAAATGTGGATATAATAATGGTTGCGATTTTAGATTATTAATCTGcactaaaaatacaaatactaatTCTTTGCCATGAATgtcatttgaaatattgttgAAAAATTGGTCATGCATCCTGACCGCTACAACTAACTCGGCATATAGTTGACTAACAAAGTATTCAAACTGAGAGAAATGTTTCACACAAGTATatgaataatgttaataattcaCATATCTGCAGTTAAAGTTGTTTACCTCTGGATAATCTGCATTGACATGAATCACAGGGTACGAGTTCATTTTGGCCACATCAGAACAGTACCGAGAAGACCTATAAATACACATTTACtgttttgaacaaatttaaacacaaaggtttaacacattaatttaataattaaagactTGCCTACACaagtaacataattataaaaaagaaagaaagaaatgttttatttaatgacgcactcaacacattttatttacggttatatggcgtcagacatatggttaaggaccacacagattttgagaggaaac
Above is a genomic segment from Gigantopelta aegis isolate Gae_Host unplaced genomic scaffold, Gae_host_genome ctg9507_pilon_pilon, whole genome shotgun sequence containing:
- the LOC121367151 gene encoding probable 2-oxoglutarate dehydrogenase E1 component DHKTD1, mitochondrial; protein product: MLCFAEVPHFRIGGSIHLIVNNQLGFTTESHYGRSSRYCSDVAKMNSYPVIHVNADYPEEVVKASTLAVKYQRKFRKDVFIDLVCFRKWGHNELDEPSFTQPLMYRAIKSRRSIPDIYADNIVSDGLCSKSDLDQVVQDWSTTLSNDLQKVDTYVPQARHLHKQWSGLVQASDHITRWDTGVPVDVLKFVGAKSVEKPEDWKVHPTIEKTHIERRQHRLTQGTDIDWSTAEALAIGSLLYQGNVLVLSIKGQSNAFISF